In Pseudomonas sp. MM213, a genomic segment contains:
- the yihA gene encoding ribosome biogenesis GTP-binding protein YihA/YsxC, with protein sequence MQLKNPILGLCQQSTFMLSAAKVDQCPDDEGFEVAFAGRSNAGKSSALNTLTHASLARTSKTPGRTQLLNFFKLDDDRRLVDLPGYGYAKVPIPLKLHWQRHLEAYLGGRESLKGLILMMDIRHPMTDFDLLMLDWAVASGMPMHILLTKADKLTYGAAKNVLLKVQSDIRKGWGDAITIQLFSAPKRLGLEEAYTVLAGWMELADKGAEPVEQ encoded by the coding sequence ATGCAACTCAAGAACCCCATCCTCGGCCTGTGCCAACAGTCCACCTTCATGCTCAGCGCTGCCAAAGTCGATCAATGTCCCGACGACGAAGGCTTCGAAGTGGCCTTCGCCGGGCGTTCCAACGCCGGTAAATCCAGCGCTTTGAACACCCTGACGCATGCCAGCCTGGCGCGGACCTCGAAAACTCCGGGTCGCACGCAACTCTTGAACTTCTTCAAGCTAGACGATGATCGGCGTCTGGTCGACCTGCCGGGGTACGGTTACGCGAAAGTACCTATCCCGTTGAAGCTGCACTGGCAGCGTCACCTGGAAGCTTATCTGGGTGGTCGCGAGAGTTTGAAAGGTCTGATTCTGATGATGGACATCCGTCATCCAATGACGGACTTCGACCTGTTGATGCTTGATTGGGCCGTGGCCAGCGGCATGCCGATGCACATTTTGCTGACCAAAGCGGACAAATTGACCTACGGCGCAGCGAAGAACGTCCTGCTCAAGGTGCAGTCGGATATCCGCAAAGGCTGGGGCGATGCGATCACCATTCAGCTGTTCTCGGCGCCAAAACGCCTCGGTCTGGAAGAGGCCTACACAGTACTGGCAGGCTGGATGGAGCTGGCGGACAAGGGCGCTGAACCCGTCGAGCAATAA
- a CDS encoding c-type cytochrome yields the protein MTKWLLAAGVLIPLYSAQATQDPEAVYNRVCGACHSGQLPMAPKKGDQEAWTPRLAKGMETLVQHVTQGFKAMPPRGLCMDCSAEDYQVIIQWMSE from the coding sequence ATGACGAAATGGCTGCTAGCTGCCGGTGTCTTGATACCGCTTTACAGCGCTCAGGCTACACAGGATCCGGAAGCTGTGTACAACCGTGTTTGTGGTGCCTGTCATTCCGGCCAACTACCCATGGCGCCCAAAAAGGGCGATCAGGAAGCTTGGACGCCGAGGTTGGCGAAAGGTATGGAGACGCTGGTGCAACACGTGACCCAGGGTTTCAAGGCGATGCCGCCGCGTGGTTTGTGCATGGACTGCAGTGCCGAGGATTACCAAGTCATCATCCAGTGGATGAGCGAGTGA
- a CDS encoding c-type cytochrome yields the protein MNKLIVSLLLTVGISGMAHAAGEAVQPGDAKAGQAKAAVCGACHGPDGNSMAPNFPKLAGQGERYLTKQLHDIKSGKRTVLEMTGLLTNLSDQDLADISAYFASQKGSVGAADPKVVARGEALFRGGDLAKGLPSCTGCHSPNGAGNAAAGFPHLGGQHAQYVAKQLTDFRKEEGGRNNDGDTKTMQTIAKKLSDEDIAAVSSYIQGLH from the coding sequence ATGAACAAATTGATCGTGAGTCTGCTGTTGACCGTGGGCATCTCCGGCATGGCCCATGCTGCAGGTGAGGCAGTACAACCGGGTGATGCAAAAGCCGGTCAGGCCAAAGCCGCCGTATGTGGCGCCTGCCACGGCCCGGATGGCAACAGCATGGCGCCAAACTTTCCAAAACTGGCGGGGCAAGGTGAACGCTACCTGACCAAGCAATTGCACGACATCAAGTCGGGCAAGCGCACCGTTCTGGAAATGACCGGCCTGCTGACCAACCTGAGCGATCAGGACCTGGCTGATATTTCCGCCTACTTCGCCAGTCAGAAAGGCAGCGTTGGCGCCGCCGACCCGAAAGTCGTGGCTCGCGGTGAAGCACTGTTCCGTGGTGGCGACCTGGCCAAGGGCCTTCCATCCTGCACCGGTTGCCACTCGCCAAATGGCGCGGGCAATGCCGCCGCCGGTTTCCCGCACCTGGGTGGCCAGCACGCTCAATACGTCGCCAAGCAACTGACCGATTTCCGCAAGGAAGAAGGCGGTCGCAACAACGACGGCGACACCAAAACCATGCAGACCATTGCCAAAAAGCTGAGCGACGAAGACATCGCAGCGGTGTCCAGCTACATTCAAGGCCTGCACTAA